From the Manis pentadactyla isolate mManPen7 chromosome 15, mManPen7.hap1, whole genome shotgun sequence genome, the window GTTCCCTCTTCGTTCTGATTGGCAGCTGTTGAGCTAGGTATGTAAATGAAGGTAGGGGCCTGGGGAGTGAAGGGGTGCCGGCGGCGGGGGTCTACTGAAAGGTTCGATTCCCGGGTTCGGCAGGTCAGCTCTGGGCTACCCGGGATCGAGACGTGCGGGCCTTTTAGTGCCACCCGACCAGGCCGGGTGAATCACGCCGCTGCACGGGAAAGGGGGCGGAGGCGCCGGCTCCCTGGCTCCGGCTGCGTGACTCActcgcccccgccgccgccgccgccgccgcctcttcGGTAGGAGCCGCCTCCACTGCCTTCCGGAAGCTAGTGGAGGCCGAGAGGCAGAACAGCCCTCCGGCGATCTCGGCCTGCGGTGCCCCGGCGGCAGGCAGAAACTACAACCTGAACGCGGGCAGTGTAAAAGATCCCGGGGTCTCAGGGGCCGGAATGCCTCGGGGGAAAAGCGGGCCTGGCGCCGCTAGGGGGCGCCGGGACCCGGCGGGGGGCGGagtcgggggtgggggtgaatTCCTGCGGTTCTGTACTCCCTGGTCTgtggggaaggaggcaggacCGTTTTGAGTAGTGTAAGGGGTCTCACTCTTAAGGTCCTTTGGGCAAGGGCCTGGGGGCTGGAACCTGCTGGCTGCCTGGCTTAAAAAACCAGATTGGGCCATGAGTCCAGATCTCCAGAAACTCCTACCCCGGGGAAAGTGTCGGTCCTCAAAAGTTATCTTAGCGACTCCCATGCCTATCGGGATTTTTTGGCAAGCTCTGTCCACTCTGCTTCCCAGATAACTCCTGAATCAACCAACTTCCTTCcatacccaccaccaccaccatctagACACTCCAGGCCACCATCATTGCCTGTCCCAAAGAGTAGGAGCCTCCGAATGGATCCCACCGCCACACTCTTACCCTCTCCTACCCATCCCCCATCTTCCTTGAAGCAGCCAGTGGGTATCTCCTGGAAGCCTAATCAATTCACACCATTCTCCTCCCTGCGCAAAACCCTTCAATGCCTTCCCACAATACAGTAAAATCCAGATTCCTTGATTCTGAGTAAATCTCCAAACAAATACACACACCCCGACCACCACCACCATAAGCACTCTGTGCAGCTGACCACACTGGCCTCTTCGTTCAAGCTCATTCAGGCTCCaggtttttctttgcctttgctgTTCTCTCTTCCCCAGGTGCTGGCTTGCTCCTTCTCTTGTTTGAgggctcagctcaaatgtcacctccttaagagccttccctgaccactcccCAGAACCTTTAGTATCTCCCTAGCACCATCCTTACAGTTCCTGTTTGTTTATTGTCTGATGCATAGTAGACACTCCATAAATGTTAGATTCAACTATGTGAAACAGCCACTTTCATAAATGAAGTTGTTAAATATTGAACGTTTTTGTTCAACAAACATGGTTTGTTGATATAAAAAGTTATTATCAAGAGTACTTATCAGTAATTATTCTTACTGTTGTGTTTttgtatattatctcatttattccatGAAACTCTTCTGTAAAGTAGATAATATTATCATTCATATCTGAAAGTTTCCCTTATAGCCTAGGCTCACagaggttaaatgatttgcccaagatcatgcAGACATTAGTTGTCAAAGCCAGGGTTTGAACTTAACATTGGCTTTCCATAGCTGAATGACTCTCCCTTCCCCACAGATGATGCTGAGCAAGGGCCTTAAGCGCaagcgggaggaggaggagaaggaagcccTGGCTGTTGATGCCTGGTGGCTGGATCCTAGTCTCCCAGCAGTGACACAGGCACCACCGGCCGTGGCCTCCAACTCCCTCTTTGACCTTTCGGTGCTCAAGCTGCACCACAGCCTGCGGCAAAGTGAGCCAGACCTGAGGCACCTGGTGCTGGTAGTGAACACACTACGGCGCATCCAGGCATCTATGGCACCGGCAGCTGCCCTGCCACCTGTGCCCACCCCACCTGCAGCCCCTGGAGTGGCTGACAACCTCCTGGCCAGCTCAGATGCCGCCCTCTCAGCCTCCATGGCCAGCCTTCTGGAGGACCTCAGCCATATTGAGGGCCTGAGCCAGgccccccagcctctggcagaTGAGGGGCCACCAGGCCGCTCCACTGGGGGAGCCCCACCTGGCCTGGGTGCTTTGGACCTGCTGGGCCCAGCCACTGGCTGTCTGCTGGACGATGGGCTTGAGGGCCTGTTTGAGGACATCGACACCTCCATGTATGACAGTGAACTTTGGGCGCCGGCCTCTGAGTGCCTCAAACCTGGCCCTGAGGATGGGCCTGGCAAGGAAGAAGCGTTGGGCCTGGATGAGGCCGAGCTGGACTACCTCATGGACGTGCTGGTGGGCACACAGGCACTGGAGCGGCCACCAGGGCCAGGGCGCTGACATCCAGGGCTGGGATGGTTGTCTGCTGTCCAAACTGAGCCTGGTAGCTGGACCAACTCTCCTTGGAACAACACATCTGTTTCCCTAAAATAGAGCAAGGGGCTCTGGAGAGACAGATCTAGTCCCAGGTGAACTTCACCTTCATCCTTGTCTCAAACTGATGGGGGTAGTCTGGGATTGGCCCTCATGATAGAGTGACAGAGCTTGGTGGCAAGAAGGTAACTggaccaggccctgtgctggactGAATCCCCAGAGGTCATAGCCTGGGGTATTGTTACCCTCATGGGGGAAGAGAACCCAGACAGTTTTTTGACATTAAAACCAACCCTGGGAAGTCTCAAGTCTTGTGTGTTTCTTGAGCTAAGACAAGGATGAAATAATCGcctctaccatttattgagcatggaCTGTGTGCCCAGCACAATGCTAAACTCTAGGTgtgtgttaactcatttaatccttataacaagaatggcattattattatccccattttacagtcaaGAAAACAGCCTCGGAGAGGCCACAGCTTGAGCAGGTGAGCTTTAAGCCATGAACTTTTCGGCTTTATTGGTTTGAGCAGTTAGATCTGGTAGTGGCCCTTTGGAAAATTCCCCAGAACATACTCAGGTTTTTCTGATGTGCCTGCATGATGTACATAATAATGGAGGTAGTGCTGATGGAGCCCCtggc encodes:
- the SERTAD1 gene encoding SERTA domain-containing protein 1; translation: MMLSKGLKRKREEEEKEALAVDAWWLDPSLPAVTQAPPAVASNSLFDLSVLKLHHSLRQSEPDLRHLVLVVNTLRRIQASMAPAAALPPVPTPPAAPGVADNLLASSDAALSASMASLLEDLSHIEGLSQAPQPLADEGPPGRSTGGAPPGLGALDLLGPATGCLLDDGLEGLFEDIDTSMYDSELWAPASECLKPGPEDGPGKEEALGLDEAELDYLMDVLVGTQALERPPGPGR